The Corallococcus soli genome has a window encoding:
- a CDS encoding class I SAM-dependent rRNA methyltransferase yields the protein MSALPPRLVDTLRAARERRGALLSDAATTAFRLLNGAADGVPEVTADAFGDVVVVSLYRDLSDVEEALLLDAATAAWTPRSVYLKRRPREARVLANVAKDALAPEAAARGEPVEALVAKENGLGFHIRPGQGLSVGLYLDMRDTRAWLMAQARGLTVLNLFAYTCGFGVAATAGGAKRVLNLDASRRVLEWGEENARLNGQGVDRYDYVAGDVFDWLQRLSKKGEAFDVVVADPPSFSNTKTNRFSAARDYARLADAAARVVAPGGRLVACCNLAGLPVRRFESMVLEGVTRAGRAGRTVGSLGPSGLDYPTPPGEEPALKVHVVQLR from the coding sequence GTGAGTGCCCTGCCTCCCCGCCTCGTGGACACCCTGCGCGCCGCCCGCGAGCGCCGGGGTGCGCTGCTCTCCGACGCCGCCACCACCGCCTTCCGCCTGCTGAACGGCGCCGCGGACGGCGTGCCGGAAGTCACCGCGGACGCCTTCGGCGACGTCGTCGTGGTGAGCCTCTACCGCGACCTGTCCGACGTGGAGGAGGCGCTGCTGCTGGACGCCGCCACCGCCGCCTGGACGCCCCGGAGCGTCTACTTGAAGCGCCGCCCCCGCGAGGCCCGCGTGCTCGCCAACGTGGCGAAGGACGCGCTCGCGCCGGAGGCCGCCGCCCGGGGCGAGCCCGTGGAGGCGCTCGTCGCGAAGGAGAACGGCCTGGGCTTCCACATCCGCCCGGGGCAGGGGCTCTCCGTGGGGCTCTACCTGGACATGCGCGACACGCGCGCGTGGCTCATGGCCCAGGCGCGGGGCCTCACCGTGCTCAACCTCTTCGCGTACACCTGCGGCTTCGGGGTCGCCGCGACCGCGGGCGGCGCGAAGCGCGTGCTCAACCTGGACGCCAGCCGCCGCGTGCTCGAATGGGGCGAGGAGAACGCGCGCCTCAACGGCCAGGGCGTGGACCGCTACGACTACGTGGCCGGGGACGTCTTCGACTGGCTCCAGCGGCTTTCGAAGAAGGGGGAGGCCTTCGACGTCGTGGTCGCCGACCCTCCGTCCTTCTCCAACACGAAGACGAACCGCTTCTCCGCCGCGCGCGACTACGCCCGGCTGGCGGACGCCGCCGCGCGGGTGGTGGCCCCGGGCGGGCGCCTGGTCGCCTGCTGCAACCTGGCGGGCCTGCCGGTGCGCCGGTTCGAATCCATGGTGCTCGAAGGGGTGACGCGGGCTGGCAGGGCAGGGCGGACGGTGGGGTCGCTCGGTCCCTCGGGGCTCGACTATCCAACACCTCCGGGCGAGGAGCCGGCGCTCAAGGTGCATGTCGTCCAACTTCGTTAG
- a CDS encoding amidohydrolase family protein has protein sequence MEGRLLLKNCAVFRADGRVRHGMAVVVEEGLIRRVAPDSEVPVLPGDWEVACRGRLVAPGLVDCHSHMVNGQLLPPNGDFLLRQPRSRLERMRQVSALLNAEDVEILTRFAAARALLDGVSLVVDHLSCPLDVAGGLDAQARAADAMGLRLVASHSTHSLDGAAQADAQADANADFVRRHRDHPRVRGALGFHASYTCEDALLSRISRLRAELDAPLVFHLAESEDDLSATYAAHGRRIVPRLDALGLLGPHAIAGYPRAVERAEAERLAASGTFVALTPRATRSLERTGESAEGPLSSLHLVGLGTGGHGSLQEELAAALAGMLHLARSGRMPDLDDSLAHLFISGPAELCTRLYGRPSGGVDEGSIADLVVYDAIPAADPETGYSPFLLGQLVPSRVAWTLVNGRVCVREGQLLGHDFVDLARDAAAALARVWSRARLGT, from the coding sequence ATGGAAGGCCGACTGCTGCTGAAGAACTGCGCCGTGTTCCGTGCGGACGGTCGCGTCCGCCACGGCATGGCCGTCGTGGTGGAGGAGGGCCTCATCCGCCGCGTCGCCCCGGACTCCGAGGTCCCCGTGCTCCCGGGGGACTGGGAGGTCGCGTGTCGCGGCCGGCTCGTCGCCCCCGGGCTGGTGGACTGTCATTCGCACATGGTCAACGGGCAGCTGCTGCCGCCCAACGGCGACTTCCTCCTGCGCCAGCCGCGCTCGCGCCTGGAGCGCATGCGCCAGGTGTCCGCCCTCCTCAACGCCGAGGACGTGGAGATCCTCACCCGCTTCGCCGCCGCGCGCGCGCTGCTCGACGGGGTCAGCCTCGTCGTGGACCACCTGTCCTGTCCTCTGGACGTGGCCGGGGGGCTGGACGCGCAGGCGCGCGCCGCCGACGCCATGGGGCTTCGGCTGGTCGCGTCCCACTCCACGCACAGCCTGGATGGCGCGGCCCAGGCGGACGCCCAGGCTGATGCCAACGCGGACTTCGTGCGCCGCCACCGCGACCACCCCCGGGTGCGCGGGGCGCTGGGCTTCCATGCGTCGTACACCTGCGAGGACGCGCTGCTGTCGCGCATCTCCCGCCTGCGCGCGGAACTGGACGCGCCGCTCGTCTTCCACCTGGCGGAGAGCGAGGACGACCTGTCCGCCACCTACGCCGCGCACGGCCGCCGCATCGTGCCCCGCCTGGATGCGCTGGGCCTGCTGGGGCCCCACGCCATCGCCGGCTATCCGCGCGCGGTGGAGCGCGCCGAAGCCGAGCGGCTGGCCGCCTCCGGTACGTTCGTGGCCCTCACGCCCCGCGCCACCCGGTCGCTGGAGCGCACGGGCGAGTCCGCGGAGGGGCCGCTGTCCAGCCTGCACCTCGTGGGTTTGGGCACCGGTGGCCATGGTTCGCTCCAGGAGGAGCTGGCCGCGGCGCTCGCCGGGATGCTGCACCTGGCCCGCTCCGGGCGGATGCCCGACCTGGACGACTCGCTCGCGCACCTGTTCATCAGCGGCCCCGCGGAGCTGTGCACCCGCCTGTATGGCCGGCCCTCTGGCGGCGTGGACGAAGGCAGCATCGCGGACCTCGTCGTCTACGACGCCATCCCCGCCGCCGACCCGGAGACGGGCTACTCGCCCTTCCTCCTGGGGCAGCTGGTGCCTTCGCGGGTGGCGTGGACGCTGGTCAACGGCCGGGTCTGCGTGCGCGAAGGCCAGCTGCTGGGCCACGACTTCGTGGACCTGGCCCGCGACGCCGCCGCCGCCCTGGCGCGCGTCTGGTCCCGCGCGCGGCTGGGCACGTAG